A genome region from Calliopsis andreniformis isolate RMS-2024a chromosome 2, iyCalAndr_principal, whole genome shotgun sequence includes the following:
- the LOC143185187 gene encoding gamma-soluble NSF attachment protein, which yields MSKIEEGNAHIRQAEKSLKTSILKWNPHFDVAAELYMSAATCFRIAESYQQCKDSLMKASACYEQNKSWFHAAKSIEQAILISKEMGNLADVPKLAHSACNLYQMYGSHDAGASVLDKAAKMIEAKQPHDALELYKRASSIIMGEDSPHQATEYMSKVARLLVKLQMYDEAADAIRREIEMYQQIEHAPSVGRLTVALVLVQLARGDQVAAEKAFKEWGNYCEAPEVQTLEMLLQAYDNEDADAAKRALNDPFIKHMDVEYARLARSLPLPQQEYALPPPGVRANAAESYTSPNATKLMDESTSEAQSSGNKSSEETIKQPSQDNIEKEQEPTTSQNIKKEEEDDYEGGLC from the exons ATGTCAAAAATCGAGGAGGGGAATGCGCATATACGGCAAGCTGAAAAAAG CttaaaaacatcaatattaaaatgGAATCCCCATTTCGACGTCGCGGCCGAATTATACATGAGTGCAG caaCCTGCTTTAGAATAGCAGAGTCCTACCAACAGTGTAAAGACAGTTTGATGAAAGCTTCTGCTTGTTACGAGCAAAACAAATC ATGGTTCCATGCTGCAAA GAGCATTGAACAGGCTATACTAATCAGCAAAGAGATGGGAAATTTGGCAGATGTGCCAAAGCTTGCTCATAGTGCTTGTAATTTATATCAAATGTATGGATCACATGACGCTGGAGCATCTGTACTTGACAAAGCAGCAAAAATGATAGAAGCTAAACAACCACATGATGCACTAGAATTATATAAACGAGCATCtagtattattatg GGTGAAGACAGTCCACATCAAGCAACAGAATATATGAGCAAAGTGGCAAGATTGTTAGTCAAATTACAGATGTATGATGAGGCAGCAGATGCAATCCGCAGAGAAATTGAAATGTATCAGCAGATAGAGCATGCACCTTCTGTGGGAAGATTAACAGTGGCATTGGTATTGGTACAGTTAGCTAGAGGTGATCAGGTAGCTGCTGAGAAAGCTTTCAAAGAATGGGGAAATTATTGTGAAGCTCCTGAG GTCCAAACATTAGAGATGTTATTGCAAGCATATGATAATGAAGATGCAGATGCTGCAAAGAGAGCACTGAATGATCCTTTCATTAAACATATGGATGTGGAATATGCTAGACTTGCTAGAAGTTTGCCATTACCACAACAAGAATATGCATTACCACCTCCTGGAGTAAGAGCAAATGCAGCAGAGTCATATACATCTCCTAATGCAACGAAATTAATGGATGAAAGCACAAGTGAAGCTCAG AGCTCAGGTAATAAATCATCTGAAGAGACCATTAAACAACCATCACAAGATAATATTGAAAAAGAACAAGAGCCAACAACAtctcaaaatattaaaaaagaagaGGAAGATGATTATGAAGGTGGTCTATGTTGA
- the LOC143188554 gene encoding syntaxin-6-like isoform X1 encodes MTLENPFFVVKDEVCKALNKNRGLYGRWTELQDVVVTSPTVSGGIPISHDELEWTTTELRKALRSIEWDLDDLEDTIRIVEKNPTKFKIDNRELTVQRSFIEQTREEVKIMKDKMNLSRGRDRDSTARQPLLDNSPARVPVNHGTTKYSKLENEIDSPNRQFLGNTLQQQDDMMRQQDEQLDMIGESIGTLKTVSRQINTELDEQAVMLDEFGNELEVTDSKLDVTMKKMAKVLHMSNGNYNNYIPAPTTATSSVSDLAPKPSSLSSLSNTITNCFLCSGD; translated from the exons ATGACGTTGGAGAATCCGTTCTTTGTCGTCAAGGA CGaggtttgtaaggccctaaataaAAATCGCGGATTATATGGGCGGTGGACGGAGTTGCAGGATGTTGTTGTCACAAGTCCCACTGTGAGTGGGGGAATCCCAATCTCACATGATGAATTAGAGTGGACAACCACCGAACTGAGGAAAGCATTAAGGTCGATCGAATGGGATCTGGATGATCTGGAGGATACGATC CGTATCGTAGAGAAAAATCCGACGAAGTTTAAGATAGATAATAGGGAGTTAACGGTTCAACGAAGTTTTATCGAACAGACGCGGGAAGAAGTTAAG ATCATGAAGGATAAAATGAATTTAAGTAGGGGGCGAGATCGTGACAGTACAGCAAGACAG CCGCTTTTGGACAATAGTCCCGCCCGTGTTCCTGTGAATCATGGTACCACTAAATACAGTAAATTGGAAAATGAAATTGATAGTCCGAATAGGCAATTTCTTGGAAACACGTTGCAGCAACAGGATGACATGATGAGACAACAAGACGAACAATTGGATATGATAGGAGAAAGCATTGGAACACTTAAAACAGTATCTAGACAAATCAATACAGAGTTAGATGAACAAGCAGT TATGTTAGATGAATTTGGTAATGAGTTAGAAGTGACAGATTCCAAACTGGATGTAACAATGAAAAAAATGGCCAAAGTTCTTCACATGAGTAATGGTAACTATAACAATTACATTCCTGCTCCTACTACTGCAACATCTAGTGTTTCTGATCTTGCTCCTAAACCTTCTTCTTTATCATCCTTATCGAATACAATAAccaattgttttttatgttctgGAGATTAA
- the LOC143188554 gene encoding syntaxin-6-like isoform X2, with protein MTLENPFFVVKDEVCKALNKNRGLYGRWTELQDVVVTSPTVSGGIPISHDELEWTTTELRKALRSIEWDLDDLEDTIRIVEKNPTKFKIDNRELTVQRSFIEQTREEVKIMKDKMNLSRGRDRDSTARQPLLDNSPARVPVNHGTTKYSKLENEIDSPNRQFLGNTLQQQDDMMRQQDEQLDMIGESIGTLKTVSRQINTELDEQAVMLDEFGNELEVTDSKLDVTMKKMAKVLHMSNDRRQWVAIGVLTAILVFLIILFIIK; from the exons ATGACGTTGGAGAATCCGTTCTTTGTCGTCAAGGA CGaggtttgtaaggccctaaataaAAATCGCGGATTATATGGGCGGTGGACGGAGTTGCAGGATGTTGTTGTCACAAGTCCCACTGTGAGTGGGGGAATCCCAATCTCACATGATGAATTAGAGTGGACAACCACCGAACTGAGGAAAGCATTAAGGTCGATCGAATGGGATCTGGATGATCTGGAGGATACGATC CGTATCGTAGAGAAAAATCCGACGAAGTTTAAGATAGATAATAGGGAGTTAACGGTTCAACGAAGTTTTATCGAACAGACGCGGGAAGAAGTTAAG ATCATGAAGGATAAAATGAATTTAAGTAGGGGGCGAGATCGTGACAGTACAGCAAGACAG CCGCTTTTGGACAATAGTCCCGCCCGTGTTCCTGTGAATCATGGTACCACTAAATACAGTAAATTGGAAAATGAAATTGATAGTCCGAATAGGCAATTTCTTGGAAACACGTTGCAGCAACAGGATGACATGATGAGACAACAAGACGAACAATTGGATATGATAGGAGAAAGCATTGGAACACTTAAAACAGTATCTAGACAAATCAATACAGAGTTAGATGAACAAGCAGT TATGTTAGATGAATTTGGTAATGAGTTAGAAGTGACAGATTCCAAACTGGATGTAACAATGAAAAAAATGGCCAAAGTTCTTCACATGAGTAATG ATCGGAGACAATGGGTAGCCATTGGAGTGTTGACAGCTATATTGGTGTTTCTAATCATTTTGTTCATAATTAAGTGA
- the Lanb2 gene encoding laminin subunit gamma-1, producing MTRGRHKEALIFLAVYLVTVFAESEEDLYSGFPRLREEDKCYDDNGRPQRCIPPFENAAFNVLMEATNTCGQDRPTEFCKQTGVQKKSCEMCRFGDHPATFLTDRDNNDNATWWQSETMFEGIEYPNQVNLTLHLGKTFDITYVRVLFESPRPESWGIYKRRNEDSPWEAYQFYSASCRDNYGLPDLKETVRGDDTRVLCTSEYSDISPLTKGTVAFSTLEGRPSAYYFETNTALQEWVQATDLRITLDRLNTFGDEVFGDDHVLKSYYYAIADVAVGARCACNGHAGECVNSTSVDGRTRRVCRCEHNTAGPDCNECLPFYNDAPWGRATTTDAHECKPCNCNGYSERCYFDKELYKASGHGGHCLDCRANRDGANCERCRENYYQRPEDSYCVACNCNEIGSRNLQCNSEGKCQCKPGVTGDKCDRCASNYHNFGPYGCTSCECAVAGSLDNTPNCDPVSGTCSCKENVEGKRCRVCRPGFFNLALENEFGCTPCFCYGHSSVCRLATGYSKFVIESMFVRAGERWTATVAGNPMPLHYDPLTQTISVTAIDRDNVYFVAPDRFLGDQRASYNQDLSFTLRIGETGPAPTARDIILEGGNGEQITQPIFGQNNRLPTVTPQEYHFKLHEHFKYGWEPRLSSRAFMSILSNLTAIKIRGTYTNQGRGFLDDVKLETAHRGAAGDPADWVEHCQCPHGYVGQFCESCAPGFHHDPPNGGPFALCVPCNCNGHADICEAETGQCICQHNTAGSNCELCKRGYYGHPLKGTPDDCQPCPCPDNGPCILLGNSPDPICSECPLGRTGPRCETCSDGYFGNPEEGIACRPCDCNNNIDLNAVRNCNHKTGECLKCVNNTAGFHCEECLPGYYGDALSDRKEDGCKLCQCYPPGTIELDDGRVAPCEQLTGQCKCKPHVIGRNCDKCEDGYYHILSGEGCAPCNCDPEGSYNRTCNAITGQCECRPGVTGQHCDACLPYQYGFSREGCKPCDCDSIGSQDLQCDANGQCPCLTNVEGRRCDRCKENKHNRQNGCVDCPDCYNLVQDAVDGYRERLSDLESTLRKINNSPTVIKDSEFEQELKNVQSRVRNLLQIAKQGSGSENKTLVEQLDELRDQLNEIGEISQTVDLTAAEANKTISEGLTTIDEAGKVLDKIHAQLTDAEDYLATDGATALADAKNRAEQVGQQNKQMTSIAQEARVLADINVNEAKKIHALAEQAKNTTMEAYNLAKQAISKYSNMTEDIRGLENKLELLEHTMGEVRNLTSIAATKSAAVSQEAINLLIQDLTLPPIDIEQLQNQVEDVNNEGLRLKEQAQLLLDENEDLINEMMEKIRKSEELIERAQDQQAATAELLAELDGANEKANDAVKRGDRTLQEAQETLKKLGEFDAEVQRERIKAQDALKDIKDIEALVSKAIQQEQQVEQILNGSEDNATYAREIAQNAQTYAEEASTRANAIRIEANKTKVEALRVGNEAEKLHQRVDTTDSMIKKYEIEIGRDTNVTTKANHIVGQAMINLTAASQQVDKALAEVAEITKELDNLPEIDDEALDLLEKRLVVVEREIAAANLDQNIRALTEAKNLQTQWVKNYEDEISRLRMEVENIGDIRKVLPTDCHKRVRLEP from the exons ATGACACGAGGAAGGCACAAGGAGGCATTGATATTCCTCGCTGTATATTTGGTAACAGTTTTCGCGGAGTCTGAAGAGGATCTCTACAGCGGATTTCCAAGGCTTCGGGAAGAAGATAAATGCTACGACGACAATGGAAGGCCCCAG AGGTGTATACCGCCTTTCGAGAATGCAGCGTTCAATGTTCTCATGGAGGCGACAAACACGTGCGGTCAGGATCGGCCAACCGAGTTTTGTAAGCAAACTGGCGTACAAAAGAAGTCCTGCGAGATGTGTCGTTTCGGGGATCACCCTGCCACGTTCCTTACCGATCGCGATAATAACGACAATGCAACTTGGTGGCAGTCTGAGACAATGTTCGAGGGCATCGAGTACCCGAATCAGGTCAATCTCACTCTGCACTTAG GGAAGACATTCGATATAACATACGTCAGAGTGCTTTTCGAGTCCCCACGTCCAGAGAGCTGGGGCATTTACAAGAGGAGGAACGAAGACTCGCCATGGGAGGCTTATCAGTTTTATTCCGCGTCTTGTCGAGATAATTATGGCTTGCCTGACTTGAAGGAGACAGTGAGGGGAGACGACACCAGGGTGCTGTGCACCTCGGAATATTCTGATATATCGCCCTTGACAAAAGGCACTGTCGCGTTCTCCACTCTGGAAGGGCGACCTTCGGCCTACTACTTTGAAACTAACACTGCTTTGCAG GAATGGGTACAAGCTACTGATTTGAGAATCACGCTGGACAGATTGAACACGTTCGGTGACGAGGTGTTCGGCGATGATCACGTACTGAAATCCTACTACTATGCGATCGCTGACGTTGCTGTTGGAGCACGTTGTGCCTGCAATGGCCACGCTGGAGAATGTGTAAACAGTACCAGTGTGGATGGTAGAACTCGCAGAGTATGTAG ATGTGAGCATAACACTGCAGGCCCAGATTGCAATGAATGTTTGCCATTTTATAATGATGCACCCTGGGGACGAGCTACCACTACAGACGCACATGAATGTAAAC CTTGCAACTGCAATGGTTATTCAGAGAGATGCTACTTCGATAAGGAACTGTATAAGGCGTCTGGCCACGGTGGTCATTGCCTGGATTGTCGAGCTAATCGTGACGGCGCGAACTGCGAACGTTGCCGAGAGAATTATTACCAGCGTCCAGAAGACAGTTACTGCGTTGCCTGTAACTGCAACGAAATtg GTTCCAGAAACTTGCAGTGTAACAGTGAAGGAAAGTGCCAGTGCAAGCCAGGCGTCACTGGCGATAAATGTGATCGCTGTGCGTCGAATTATCACAACTTTGGCCCATATGGTTGCACTTCCTGTGAATGTGCTGTAGCTGGCTCTCTAGACAACACTCCAAACTGTGATCCCGTCAGTGGTACCTGTAGCTGTAAAGAAAACGTTGAAGGAAAGCGGTGTAGAGT ATGTCGACCAGGGTTCTTCAATCTTGCATTAGAGAATGAATTTGGTTGTACGCCGTGTTTCTGCTACGGCCACTCCTCGGTGTGTAGACTGGCGACTGGCTACTCTAAGTTCGTAATCGAGAGCATGTTTGTGAGAGCAGGAGAGCGATGGACAGCTACTGTGGCTGGTAACCCAATGCCGCTGCATTATGATCCTCTGACACAAACGATATCTGTCACGGCCATAGATCGAGATAATGTCTATTTCGTTGCACCtg ATAGATTCCTCGGTGACCAACGAGCATCCTACAATCAAGatttatctttcacactgagaaTTGGAGAAACTGGACCCGCACCCACTGCTCGTGATATTATTCTCGAAGGAGGAAACGGTGAACAGATAACACAGCCAATATTTGGGCAAAATAATCGTTTACCTACTGTTACA CCACAAGAGTACCACTTCAAATTGCACGAGCATTTTAAATACGGCTGGGAGCCACGTCTGTCTTCCCGAGCTTTCATGTCGATATTGTCAAACCTGACGGCTATAAAAATTCGTGGAACTTATACTAATCAAG GTCGAGGATTTTTGGACGATGTCAAACTGGAAACAGCTCATCGAGGAGCTGCAGGTGACCCAGCTgattgggttgagcattgtcagtgtcctcACGGTTACGTAGGTCAATTCTGTGAATCCTGTGCACCTGGATTCCATCATGACCCGCCAAACGGTGGTCCCTTCGCTCTCTGCGTTCCTTGCAACTGTAATGGTCATGCAGATATTTGCGAAGCCGAAACTG GACAATGTATTTGCCAACACAACACGGCTGGTAGCAATTGTGAGTTGTGTAAAcgaggatattatggtcatccattGAAAGGCACTCCAGATGATTGCCAACCGTGTCCTTGCCCAGATAATGGGCCTTGTATATTACTCGGCAATAGTCCAGATCCTATTTGTTCTGAGTGTCCATTAGGAAGAACAG gACCCAGATGTGAAACCTGCTCGGATGGATACTTTGGAAATCCTGAGGAGGGTATAGCTTGTCGGCCCTGcgactgtaataataatatcgATTTGAATGCTGTTCGAAACTGCAATCATAAGACTGGAGAATGTTTGAAATGTGTGAACAACACAGCTGGTTTTCATTGTGAGGAGTGTCTTCCAG GATATTATGGAGATGCTCTCTCTGATCGTAAAGAAGACGGATGCAAACTGTGTCAGTGTTATCCACCAGGTACTATTGAACTTGATGATGGTCGAGTAGCACCTTGTGAACAATTGACAGGACAGTGCAAGTGTAAACCTCATGTGATTGGTCGCAATTGCGATAAATGTGAAGACGGGTACTACCATATACTTAGTGGAGAG GGATGTGCTCCTTGCAATTGTGATCCAGAAGGATCTTATAATCGAACTTGCAATGCTATTACTGGTCAGTGCGAATGTAGACCTGGTGTTACTGGTCAACATTGTGACGCATGTCTTCCTTACCAATATGGCTTCAGCAGAGAAGGTTGTAAGCCTTGTGATTGTGACAGCATCGGTTCTCAAGATCTGCAATGTGACGCTAACGGACAATGCCCA TGTCTTACAAATGTGGAAGGAAGACGCTGTGATCGCTGCAAAGAGAATAAACACAACAGGCAAAATGGATGTGTAGATTGTCCTGACTGTTATAATCTTGTTCAAGACGCTGTCGATGGTTACAGAGAACGTCTGTCCGATCTAGAAAGCACGCTTAGGAAAATTAACAATAGTCCAACTGTAATAAAAGACTCCGAGTTCGAACAAGAATTGAAAAATGTGCAAAGCAGAGTGAGAAACCTCCTTCAAATCGCGAAACAGGGATCTGGCA GTGAGAATAAaactttggtggagcaactcgatGAATTACGCGACCAATTAAATGAAATAGGCGAGATCTCACAGACGGTCGACTTGACTGCCGCAGAAGCGAACAAAACTATCTCTGAAGGTCTGACGACTATCGATGAAGCTGGGAAAGTGCTCGATAAGATCCACGCTCAGTTAACA GATGCAGAAGACTATTTAGCCACGGATGGAGCAACTGCATTGGCCGATGCTAAAAACCGCGCGGAACAAGTTGGTCAACAAAACAAGCAGATGACTTCGATTGCCCAGGAAGCGCGGGTGCTAGCTGACAT AAACGTCAACGAAGCTAAAAAGATCCATGCACTGGCAGaacaagctaaaaatacaacaatggaaGCTTATAATCTTGCGAAACAAGCTATCTCAAAATATTCTAACATGAC CGAAGACATCAGAGGATTAGAAAATAAACTAGAATTACTAGAGCACACCATGGGTGAAGTGAGAAACCTAACTAGTATAGCAGCTACTAAATCAGCTGCTGTTTCGCAAGAAGcgattaatttattaattcagGACTTGACACTTCCACCTATTGACATTGAACAGTTGCAAAATCAAGTCGAGGATGTTAACAACGAG GGATTGCGATTGAAAGAACAAGCGCAATTATTATTAGATGAGAACGAAGATCTGATAAACGAAATGATGGAGAAGATAAGGAAGAGCGAGGAATTAATCGAAagagctcaggatcagcaggctGCTACTGCTGAACTTCTGGCAGAATTGGATGGAGCGAATGAGAAAGCGAACGATGCTGTGAAACGGGGAGATCGGACCTTACAGGAAGCTCAAGAAACTTTGAAGAAGCTGGGTG AATTCGACGCTGAGGTGCAGCGTGAACGTATTAAAGCACAAGATGCTTTGAAAGATATAAAAGATATCGAAGCATTAGTTTCTAAGGCAATACAACAAGAACAGCAAGTAGAACAAATATTAAATGGCTCTGAAGACAATGCCACGTACGCTCGTGAAATAGCACAAAATGCTCAG ACATACGCAGAGGAAGCGAGTACAAGGGCCAATGCTATCAGAATCGAAGCAAATAAAACTAAAGTAGAAGCACTTCGTGTGGGAAACGAGGCTGAAAAGTTACACCAAAGGGTTGATACTACAGATTCTATGATCAAGAAGTACGAGATTGAAATTGGTCGAGATACGAATGTTACAACAAAA GCAAATCATATAGTTGGCCAAGCTATGATCAACTTGACTGCAGCTTCCCAGCAAGTTGACAAAGCTTTGGCTGAAGTGGCCGAAATAACAAAAGAGCTTGATAATCTACCAGAAATAG ATGATGAGGCATTGGATCTTTTGGAGAAACGTTTAGTAGTAGTTGAAAGAGAGATAGCAGCAGCGAATTTGGATCAAaatattcgggcattgacagagGCAAAGAATTTGCAGACTCAATGGGTTAAAAACTACGAGGACGAGATCAGTAGACTAAGAATGGAAGTCGAGAATATCGGTGACATAAGAAAAGTTCTGCCTACCGATTGCCACAAACGTGTACGACTGGAAccgtaa